One Synechococcus sp. CC9605 genomic window carries:
- a CDS encoding CAAD domain-containing protein has product MSDATTEVKDAATTVTTPVDAPSQEDTTSFAERYSDVLGKVNDTLDQVDWSQMGRIGKIVGIFAAVIIAQILIKGILDTINLLPIVPGLLELLGVVVVGQWSWKNLTTSDKRNALVQRVQTLRKEYLG; this is encoded by the coding sequence ATGAGTGACGCCACCACTGAAGTAAAGGATGCCGCCACAACCGTGACGACACCCGTCGACGCTCCCTCTCAGGAGGACACCACCTCCTTTGCTGAGCGCTACAGCGACGTTCTCGGCAAGGTGAACGACACCCTCGACCAGGTCGATTGGAGTCAGATGGGACGGATCGGCAAGATCGTCGGCATCTTTGCGGCAGTGATCATTGCTCAGATCCTGATCAAGGGAATCCTCGACACGATCAATCTGCTGCCGATCGTTCCGGGGCTGCTTGAACTGCTCGGCGTGGTTGTGGTGGGTCAGTGGAGCTGGAAGAACCTCACCACCAGCGACAAGCGCAATGCCCTGGTGCAGCGTGTTCAAACCCTCCGCAAGGAATACCTGGGCTGA
- a CDS encoding M67 family metallopeptidase — protein sequence MRTTKSFTISAERIGATRSTPSVLQIDHRCHTDLRRILLAPHPEEGCALLLGQRTNSGCLRVTTTWPCCNVWGRGASGQRPVHDRCRRFLVDPREQLAAQRWARNRHQYCLGVAHSHPASEPVPSPHDRQWGEAESVMLILSASLGLRAWWLHGDRSVDEIPIQLWDTHKNA from the coding sequence ATGAGAACGACTAAGTCCTTCACAATTTCAGCTGAGCGTATCGGTGCGACGCGGTCTACGCCATCCGTGCTGCAAATTGATCACCGATGCCACACGGATCTGCGCCGCATTTTGTTGGCGCCCCATCCCGAAGAAGGCTGTGCCTTGCTGCTGGGACAGCGGACGAATTCAGGGTGTTTGAGGGTGACCACGACCTGGCCGTGTTGCAACGTCTGGGGACGGGGGGCGTCAGGCCAGCGGCCCGTTCACGACCGTTGCAGACGGTTTCTGGTGGATCCGAGGGAGCAGTTGGCCGCCCAGCGATGGGCCCGGAATCGCCATCAATATTGTTTAGGCGTGGCTCACTCCCATCCAGCATCCGAGCCCGTGCCCTCGCCCCATGATCGGCAGTGGGGGGAGGCGGAGAGTGTGATGCTGATTCTGTCTGCCTCGCTTGGCCTGCGGGCCTGGTGGCTGCATGGTGACCGCAGCGTGGATGAAATCCCGATTCAGCTCTGGGACACTCACAAAAATGCATGA
- the moeB gene encoding molybdopterin-synthase adenylyltransferase MoeB, whose translation MHDQPMLSADERGRYARHLILPEVGPAGQLRLKEASVLCVGSGGLGSPLLLYLAAAGVGRIGIVDGDVVELSNLQRQVIYSSSGVGGSKARSAAARIHDLNPHCQVEVHEHMLDVGNALDLIADYDLVCDGTDNFPSRYLINDACVLLGKPLVYGSVQRFDGQVSVFNRTPTSPNYRDLLPEPPPPDAVPSCSEAGVMGVMPGLIGLLQATEAIKLITGIGECLDGRLLVVDALAMRFRELTLRVDPDRAKVESLIDYRQFCRPASSEMEAITVTELKALLDSAPDEIALVDVRNPAEAEMASIEGSHLVPLASLESGEAIDRVRALAEGRRLLVHCKLGGRSARAVELLAQQGIAATNVTGGIDAWSQQVDPAIPRY comes from the coding sequence ATGCATGACCAACCGATGCTGAGTGCTGATGAGCGGGGGCGTTACGCCCGCCATCTGATTCTTCCTGAGGTTGGTCCGGCCGGTCAGCTCCGGTTGAAGGAGGCTTCTGTGCTGTGTGTTGGCAGTGGAGGGCTGGGATCTCCCCTGCTGCTGTACCTGGCCGCGGCAGGCGTGGGCCGTATTGGAATCGTGGATGGAGATGTGGTGGAGCTCTCCAATCTCCAGCGCCAGGTGATCTACAGCTCCAGCGGGGTTGGCGGCTCCAAGGCCCGCTCAGCCGCAGCACGGATCCACGACCTCAACCCCCACTGCCAGGTGGAGGTGCATGAACACATGCTGGATGTGGGCAATGCCCTGGACCTCATCGCTGACTACGACCTGGTCTGTGACGGCACCGATAACTTCCCCAGCCGGTATCTGATCAACGACGCCTGTGTGTTGCTTGGCAAGCCCCTGGTCTATGGCTCCGTGCAGCGCTTCGACGGCCAGGTGAGCGTGTTCAACCGCACGCCGACGAGCCCCAATTACCGCGATCTGCTGCCGGAACCACCTCCGCCGGATGCTGTCCCTTCCTGCTCGGAGGCTGGGGTGATGGGTGTGATGCCGGGACTGATCGGTCTGCTTCAGGCCACCGAAGCGATCAAGCTGATCACCGGCATTGGCGAATGCCTGGATGGTCGGCTGCTGGTGGTTGATGCCCTGGCGATGCGATTTCGCGAACTCACCCTCCGCGTTGATCCCGATCGAGCGAAGGTCGAGAGCCTGATTGACTACCGCCAGTTCTGCCGTCCGGCGTCATCGGAGATGGAAGCCATCACTGTCACGGAGCTGAAGGCTCTGCTCGACTCCGCTCCAGACGAGATTGCGCTGGTTGATGTGCGCAATCCTGCTGAAGCAGAGATGGCTTCGATTGAAGGAAGCCACTTGGTTCCGTTGGCCTCGCTGGAGAGTGGAGAGGCGATCGATCGCGTTCGTGCATTGGCAGAGGGACGACGCCTCTTGGTGCACTGCAAGCTTGGGGGGCGCTCTGCGCGTGCCGTTGAGCTGTTGGCTCAGCAGGGCATCGCGGCAACGAATGTGACCGGTGGAATTGATGCCTGGTCACAGCAGGTGGATCCTGCAATCCCTCGCTACTGA
- a CDS encoding cob(I)yrinic acid a,c-diamide adenosyltransferase, translated as MPRSIGIVTAADSRERSHGQLHIYDGEGKGKSQAALGVVLRTIGLGICEQRQTRVLLLRFLKGPGRAYDEDAAIEALQQGFPHLIDHLRTGRADHFTAEEATRFDRDEAQRGWVIAKGAIASALYSVVVLDELNPVLDLGLLDLEDVVRTLSNRPEGMEIIITGRAAPAPLVREADLHSEMRAHRRPGMNDNRVVPLNVSSGIEIYTGEGKGKSTSALGKALQAIGRGISQDKSHRVLILQWLKGGSGYTEDAAIAALRESYPHLVDHLRSGRDAIVWRGQQEPIDYVEAERAWEIARAAISSGLYKTVILDELNPTVDLELLPVEPILQTLLRKPAETEVIITGRCKNPPAYFDLASIHSEMVCHKHYAEQGVDLKRGVDY; from the coding sequence ATGCCTCGAAGCATCGGCATTGTCACCGCAGCGGACAGCCGCGAGCGCAGCCACGGACAGCTGCACATCTATGACGGCGAGGGCAAGGGCAAAAGCCAGGCAGCCCTTGGGGTTGTGCTGCGCACCATTGGACTCGGCATCTGCGAGCAGCGGCAGACCCGGGTACTGCTGTTGCGCTTCCTCAAAGGCCCAGGCAGGGCCTACGACGAGGATGCGGCCATCGAGGCCTTGCAACAGGGGTTCCCCCATCTGATCGACCACCTGCGCACAGGGAGGGCCGATCACTTCACCGCCGAGGAAGCCACGCGATTCGACCGGGACGAAGCCCAGCGGGGCTGGGTGATTGCGAAGGGTGCCATCGCCAGCGCCCTTTACTCGGTGGTGGTTCTGGACGAGCTGAATCCTGTGCTCGATCTCGGTCTCCTGGACCTGGAGGATGTGGTCCGCACCCTGAGCAACCGACCGGAGGGGATGGAAATCATCATCACCGGTCGGGCCGCACCGGCCCCCTTGGTGCGTGAGGCCGACCTCCACTCCGAGATGCGGGCCCATCGCCGTCCGGGCATGAACGACAACCGGGTGGTGCCTCTCAATGTGAGCAGCGGCATTGAGATCTACACCGGTGAAGGCAAAGGCAAATCAACCAGTGCACTCGGGAAAGCGCTGCAGGCCATCGGGCGGGGCATCAGCCAGGACAAGAGCCATCGGGTCTTGATCCTGCAGTGGCTCAAAGGCGGCAGCGGCTACACCGAAGATGCAGCCATCGCCGCCCTGCGCGAGAGCTATCCCCACTTGGTGGACCACCTCCGCTCAGGCCGCGATGCCATCGTCTGGCGTGGCCAGCAGGAGCCGATTGATTACGTGGAAGCCGAGCGGGCCTGGGAGATCGCACGAGCAGCCATCTCAAGCGGCCTCTACAAGACCGTGATCCTCGATGAGTTAAACCCCACAGTCGACCTGGAGCTGCTACCCGTCGAACCGATCCTGCAGACCCTGCTGCGCAAACCGGCGGAAACCGAGGTGATCATCACGGGGCGCTGCAAAAACCCTCCGGCCTATTTCGACCTGGCCAGCATCCATTCAGAGATGGTGTGCCACAAGCACTACGCCGAACAGGGCGTCGACCTGAAGCGAGGGGTGGATTATTAA
- the larE gene encoding ATP-dependent sacrificial sulfur transferase LarE: protein MFRLQEPLADRERQLLADLRHWMAAQSALCVAYSGGVDSTLVAAMAYEAKGDAALAVTGVSPALAPHLLREARNQASWIGIAHRECATAELNDPDYSSNPVDRCFACKRELHHHLQPIAAAAGDALVIDGVNLDDLGDHRPGIDAAREAGVRSPLAELSIDKAAIRALSRALGFPWWDKPAQPCLASRFPYGESISADRLKRVGQAEAWLIARGFSTVRVRSHGLAARIEVPSEQIRAVLALAESEPLVEAFRSLGFTSVNLDLEGLISGKLNRR from the coding sequence ATGTTTCGGTTGCAGGAGCCTTTGGCGGATCGAGAGCGGCAGCTGCTGGCAGACCTGCGGCACTGGATGGCGGCGCAGTCAGCCTTGTGTGTGGCGTACTCCGGTGGGGTCGATAGCACCCTGGTGGCGGCGATGGCCTACGAAGCCAAGGGCGATGCCGCCCTGGCGGTCACTGGGGTTTCTCCCGCCCTGGCGCCGCATCTGTTGCGGGAAGCCCGTAATCAGGCTTCGTGGATCGGCATTGCGCATCGGGAGTGTGCAACGGCTGAGTTGAACGACCCCGACTACAGCAGCAACCCGGTGGATCGCTGCTTTGCCTGTAAGCGTGAACTGCACCACCACCTTCAGCCCATTGCCGCGGCTGCGGGTGATGCCTTGGTGATTGATGGGGTCAATCTCGATGACCTCGGTGATCACCGCCCCGGCATTGACGCGGCACGAGAGGCAGGGGTTCGCTCTCCTCTGGCTGAATTGTCGATCGACAAAGCAGCGATCCGTGCCTTATCCCGGGCCCTCGGCTTTCCCTGGTGGGACAAGCCGGCACAGCCCTGCCTGGCCTCTCGCTTCCCCTACGGCGAAAGCATCAGCGCCGATCGGTTGAAGCGGGTGGGCCAGGCGGAAGCTTGGTTGATCGCCAGGGGATTCAGCACCGTCCGTGTGCGGTCCCACGGTCTCGCCGCACGGATTGAGGTGCCCAGCGAGCAGATTCGCGCTGTGCTCGCGCTTGCGGAGAGCGAACCTCTGGTCGAGGCCTTTCGCTCCCTAGGCTTCACATCCGTCAATCTGGATCTTGAAGGCCTGATCAGCGGAAAGTTGAACCGCCGCTGA
- the speD gene encoding adenosylmethionine decarboxylase — MEQTLSELHPNPGWGAPEIHATDMVGKHCILELYDCDPSRLDDEAFIRTTITSAAKGASATLLNLITHQFQPQGVTGLALLAESHISIHTWPESGYAAVDVFTCGDHTMPEQACAIFCSELQAKRHALKSFLRETPAAIATGVREPVETPSQLAS, encoded by the coding sequence ATGGAGCAGACCCTCTCTGAACTGCATCCCAACCCGGGATGGGGGGCACCTGAGATTCATGCCACCGACATGGTCGGCAAACACTGCATTCTCGAGCTCTATGACTGCGACCCGAGCAGGCTCGACGACGAAGCATTCATCCGCACAACAATCACCTCAGCAGCCAAAGGCGCTAGTGCGACGCTGCTGAACCTGATCACCCATCAATTTCAACCCCAGGGCGTCACGGGCCTGGCCCTGCTGGCGGAATCCCACATTTCCATCCACACCTGGCCGGAATCCGGCTACGCCGCTGTTGATGTGTTCACCTGTGGTGACCACACCATGCCGGAACAGGCCTGCGCCATTTTCTGCAGTGAGCTTCAAGCAAAACGCCATGCGCTGAAGAGCTTTCTGCGAGAAACGCCGGCAGCCATCGCCACAGGGGTGAGAGAACCCGTGGAAACGCCGAGCCAGCTCGCAAGCTGA
- the recF gene encoding DNA replication/repair protein RecF (All proteins in this family for which functions are known are DNA-binding proteins that assist the filamentation of RecA onto DNA for the initiation of recombination or recombinational repair.), which yields MRLHRLQLQGFRNHTVLQLELTQPRLLVIGPNGIGKSNLLEAVELLGSLRSHRCSNDRDLIQWDTPQALIRADVGDGDRLELELRRQGGRQARRNGKLLDRQLDLIGPLRCIGFSALDLDLVRGEPALRRQWLDRVVLQLEPVYADLMARLNRLLRQRSQLWRQRQISSGERHALLEAFDVQMALVSTRIHRRRQRALHRLEPIAQRWQTHLSGGTETLELHYKPGSRLDGEDAEEPWRLAIEEQLRQQREEEERLGSCRVGPHRDEIALLLGGSPARRFGSAGQQRSLVLGLKLAELELVTQLCGEPPLLLLDDVLAELDPTRQQLLLEAVGESHQCLVSATHLEGFGGGWQQQAQILGARELRPDLKIG from the coding sequence ATCCGGCTCCACAGGCTCCAATTGCAGGGCTTCCGGAACCACACCGTTCTGCAGCTGGAACTAACGCAGCCACGCCTGCTGGTGATCGGCCCCAATGGCATTGGCAAGTCCAACCTGCTCGAAGCAGTTGAACTGCTGGGCAGCCTGCGCTCGCATCGCTGCAGCAATGATCGGGACCTGATTCAGTGGGACACACCCCAGGCCCTGATCCGAGCCGACGTGGGGGATGGGGATCGCCTGGAACTGGAACTGCGGCGCCAGGGAGGCCGTCAGGCCAGACGAAACGGAAAGCTGCTGGATCGGCAGCTCGACCTGATTGGGCCGCTGCGCTGCATCGGCTTCAGCGCCCTCGATCTTGATCTGGTGCGAGGTGAACCCGCCCTACGCCGCCAGTGGCTGGACCGGGTGGTGCTGCAGCTTGAGCCGGTGTACGCCGATCTGATGGCACGGCTGAACCGGTTGTTGCGACAACGCAGCCAGCTCTGGCGCCAGAGGCAGATCTCCAGTGGCGAACGCCACGCACTGCTCGAAGCGTTTGACGTTCAGATGGCGCTGGTGAGCACCCGGATTCACCGGCGTCGGCAACGAGCCCTGCATCGGCTGGAACCGATCGCCCAGCGCTGGCAGACCCACCTCAGCGGGGGAACAGAAACCTTGGAACTGCACTACAAACCCGGCAGCCGGCTCGATGGTGAGGATGCCGAAGAACCCTGGCGACTGGCCATCGAAGAGCAACTGCGCCAGCAGCGGGAGGAGGAGGAACGTCTTGGCAGCTGCCGTGTGGGCCCGCACAGGGATGAGATCGCCCTGCTGCTGGGGGGCAGCCCGGCAAGACGGTTTGGTTCAGCCGGCCAGCAGCGGTCGCTGGTGCTGGGCCTGAAGCTCGCCGAACTCGAGCTGGTGACCCAGCTGTGTGGGGAGCCTCCACTGCTGCTTCTCGATGACGTGCTTGCCGAACTGGATCCCACCCGCCAGCAGCTCCTGCTCGAAGCTGTGGGTGAATCGCATCAATGCCTGGTGAGCGCCACGCACCTTGAAGGCTTTGGCGGCGGGTGGCAGCAGCAGGCCCAAATTCTCGGAGCAAGAGAGCTGAGACCCGACCTGAAGATCGGATAA